One window from the genome of Streptomyces cadmiisoli encodes:
- a CDS encoding LysR substrate-binding domain-containing protein encodes MYDPSHLRTFLAVAQTLSFTQAARRLGLRQSTVSQHVRRLEDAAGRQLFSRDTHSVELTEDGEAMLGFARRILEVHEQATAFFTGTRLRGRLRFGASEDFVLTRLPEILEAFRHDHPEVDLELTVELSGTLHEQLAGGKLDLVLAKRRSEDPRGELVWHDRLVWIGSERLRMDTERPVPLIVYPPPGITRARALRALERQGREWRIACTSASLNGLIAAARAGLGVMAHSRGFVPPGLVRMPDRFGLPELGQVDFVLLHGRRRPSAQGPADALAAAILAAGDRLHRR; translated from the coding sequence GTGTACGACCCCTCGCACCTGCGGACGTTTCTGGCGGTGGCCCAGACGCTGAGTTTCACGCAGGCGGCGCGGCGGCTCGGACTGCGGCAGTCGACCGTCAGCCAGCACGTGCGCCGGCTGGAGGACGCGGCCGGCAGGCAGTTGTTCAGCCGGGACACCCATTCGGTGGAGCTGACGGAGGACGGCGAGGCGATGCTGGGCTTCGCGCGCCGGATCCTGGAGGTGCACGAGCAGGCCACCGCGTTCTTCACCGGGACCAGGCTGCGCGGCCGGCTGCGCTTCGGCGCCTCGGAGGACTTCGTCCTGACCCGGCTGCCGGAGATCCTGGAGGCCTTCCGGCACGACCATCCCGAGGTCGATCTGGAGCTCACGGTCGAACTGTCGGGAACGCTGCACGAGCAGCTGGCCGGCGGCAAGCTGGACCTGGTGCTGGCCAAGCGGCGGTCCGAGGATCCGCGCGGGGAACTGGTCTGGCACGACCGGCTGGTCTGGATCGGCTCGGAACGCCTCCGCATGGACACCGAGCGCCCCGTCCCGCTGATCGTCTACCCGCCGCCCGGCATCACCCGGGCCCGGGCCCTGCGGGCCCTGGAGCGGCAGGGGCGCGAATGGCGCATCGCCTGCACCAGCGCCAGCCTCAACGGGCTGATCGCGGCCGCCCGCGCGGGCCTCGGCGTGATGGCGCACTCCCGGGGCTTCGTCCCGCCGGGCCTGGTCCGGATGCCCGACCGGTTCGGTCTGCCCGAGCTCGGCCAGGTCGACTTCGTCCTCCTCCACGGCCGTCGCCGGCCCTCGGCCCAGGGGCCGGCCGACGCCCTGGCCGCGGCGATCCTGGCGGCCGGCGACCGACTGCACCGGCGCTGA
- a CDS encoding AMP-dependent synthetase/ligase, producing MREFTSPPLALPPQVGGLADAVFEHARQDPLRIALGRKDDSGRWRDVTAAEFRDEVLALAKGLLAHGIRFGDRVAVMSRTRYEWTLFDFALWSIGAQVVPVYPTSSAEQCFWMLYDAEVTAAIVEHEDHAMTIATVIDRLPRLRRLWQLDAGAVRELYDAGAHLDDEVVHRHRKAVTPDSVATVIYTSGTTGRPKGCVISHGNFMYEADTVKERWEPVFHSRKGDEAATLLFLPLAHVFGRMVEVAAIRGGVRFGHQPQLNAAALLPDLAAFKPTFILAVPYIFEKVFNAARRKAEREGRAGPFEKAVDVAVRYADAVENRAWGIGPGPSAGLRMQHQLFDKLVYSKVREAMGGRVRHAMSGGSAMDRRLGLFFAGAGVQIYEGYGLTESSAAATANPPERTRYGSVGQPVPGVTVHIADDNEIWLRGPGVFQGYLNNPKATDETLHDGWLATGDLGSLDEDGFLTITGRKKEILVTSGGKSVSPGLLEERVRDHPLVAQCIVVGNDRPFVAALVTLDQEAVDHWLQMRNKPRMTPAELVRDEDLETEVRRAVVAANTLVSQAESIRTFRILAQPFTEEHGLLTPSLKLKRKAIENAYANEVEALYQT from the coding sequence TTGCGCGAGTTCACCAGTCCTCCGTTGGCGTTGCCACCCCAGGTGGGCGGACTGGCCGACGCCGTCTTCGAGCACGCCCGGCAGGATCCGCTGCGCATCGCGCTCGGCCGCAAGGACGACTCCGGCCGGTGGCGGGACGTCACCGCCGCCGAGTTCCGCGACGAGGTCCTCGCCCTCGCCAAGGGGCTGCTCGCCCACGGCATACGGTTCGGCGACCGGGTCGCCGTCATGTCCCGCACCCGCTACGAGTGGACCCTGTTCGACTTCGCCCTGTGGAGCATCGGCGCGCAGGTGGTGCCGGTGTACCCGACCTCCTCCGCCGAACAGTGCTTCTGGATGCTGTACGACGCGGAGGTGACGGCCGCGATCGTCGAGCACGAGGACCACGCGATGACGATCGCCACCGTCATCGACCGGCTGCCGCGGCTGCGCCGGCTCTGGCAGCTCGACGCGGGCGCGGTCCGCGAGCTGTACGACGCCGGCGCCCACCTCGACGACGAGGTGGTGCACCGGCACCGCAAGGCCGTCACCCCCGACTCGGTCGCGACGGTCATCTACACGTCGGGCACCACGGGCCGCCCGAAGGGCTGTGTCATCTCGCACGGCAACTTCATGTACGAGGCGGACACCGTCAAGGAGCGCTGGGAGCCGGTCTTCCACTCCAGGAAGGGCGACGAGGCGGCGACCCTGCTCTTCCTGCCGCTCGCCCATGTGTTCGGCCGCATGGTGGAGGTCGCGGCGATCCGCGGCGGCGTCCGCTTCGGCCACCAGCCGCAGCTCAACGCCGCCGCCCTGCTGCCCGACCTCGCCGCCTTCAAGCCGACGTTCATCCTCGCGGTGCCGTACATCTTCGAGAAGGTCTTCAACGCCGCCCGGCGCAAGGCCGAGCGGGAGGGCAGGGCCGGACCGTTCGAGAAGGCCGTCGACGTCGCGGTGCGCTACGCGGACGCGGTGGAGAACAGGGCCTGGGGGATCGGGCCGGGCCCGTCGGCGGGTCTGCGCATGCAGCACCAGCTTTTCGACAAGCTCGTCTACTCCAAGGTCCGCGAGGCGATGGGCGGCCGGGTGCGGCACGCGATGTCCGGCGGCTCCGCGATGGACCGGCGGCTCGGCCTGTTCTTCGCGGGCGCGGGCGTGCAGATCTACGAGGGGTACGGCCTGACCGAGTCCAGCGCGGCGGCGACCGCCAACCCTCCCGAGCGCACCCGCTACGGCTCGGTCGGGCAGCCCGTCCCGGGCGTCACGGTGCACATCGCGGACGACAACGAGATCTGGCTGCGCGGCCCCGGTGTCTTCCAGGGCTACCTCAACAACCCGAAGGCCACCGACGAGACCCTGCACGACGGCTGGCTGGCCACCGGTGACCTGGGCTCCCTCGACGAGGACGGCTTCCTGACCATCACCGGCCGCAAGAAGGAGATCCTGGTGACCTCCGGCGGCAAGAGCGTGTCCCCGGGGCTGCTGGAGGAACGCGTCCGCGATCACCCGCTGGTCGCCCAGTGCATCGTCGTCGGCAACGACCGCCCCTTCGTCGCCGCCCTGGTCACCCTCGACCAGGAGGCCGTCGACCACTGGCTCCAGATGCGCAACAAACCGCGGATGACACCGGCCGAGCTGGTGCGCGACGAGGATCTGGAGACGGAGGTGCGGCGCGCGGTGGTCGCCGCGAACACCCTCGTCTCGCAGGCCGAGTCGATCCGCACGTTCCGCATCCTGGCCCAGCCGTTCACCGAGGAGCACGGGCTGCTCACCCCGTCGCTGAAGCTGAAGCGCAAAGCGATCGAGAACGCCTACGCGAACGAGGTCGAGGCCCTCTACCAGACGTGA
- a CDS encoding aldo/keto reductase codes for MSSKVPPIILNNGVEMPQLGFGVWQVPDDEAEHAVATALEAGYRSIDTAAIYGNEEGTGKAVRASGLPREEVFVTTKLWNGDQGYDATLRAFDVSLGKLGLDYVDLYLIHWPMPSKGKFVDTYKAFESLLADGRVRAIGVSNFLPEHLERLIDETSVIPAVNQIELHPHLQQHAVREFHAEQGIATEAWSPLGSGRGLLEVPAIVAIAQKHNRTPAQVVLRWHLQLGNVVIPKSVTPSRIKENIDVFDFTLDTEDLAAISALNEDRRLGPDPAAFEVD; via the coding sequence GTGAGCAGCAAGGTCCCCCCGATCATCCTGAACAACGGCGTCGAGATGCCCCAGCTCGGTTTCGGCGTCTGGCAGGTGCCGGACGACGAGGCGGAGCACGCGGTCGCCACGGCGCTGGAGGCCGGGTACCGCAGCATCGACACAGCGGCGATCTACGGCAACGAAGAGGGCACCGGCAAGGCGGTCCGGGCCTCCGGTCTGCCCCGCGAGGAAGTCTTCGTCACCACCAAGCTCTGGAACGGCGACCAGGGATACGACGCCACGCTGCGTGCCTTCGACGTCTCCCTCGGCAAGCTCGGCCTGGACTACGTGGATCTGTACCTGATCCACTGGCCGATGCCGTCCAAGGGCAAGTTCGTCGACACGTACAAGGCCTTCGAGAGCCTCCTCGCCGACGGCCGGGTGCGCGCCATCGGTGTCTCCAACTTCCTTCCGGAGCACCTGGAGCGGCTGATCGACGAGACGTCGGTCATCCCGGCCGTCAACCAGATCGAACTGCACCCGCACCTCCAGCAGCACGCCGTGCGCGAGTTCCACGCCGAGCAGGGCATCGCCACCGAGGCCTGGTCGCCGCTCGGCTCGGGCCGCGGTCTGCTGGAGGTCCCCGCGATCGTGGCGATCGCCCAGAAGCACAACCGCACCCCCGCCCAGGTGGTGCTGCGCTGGCACCTGCAGCTAGGCAACGTCGTGATCCCGAAGTCCGTGACGCCGTCCCGGATCAAGGAGAACATCGACGTCTTCGACTTCACCCTGGACACCGAGGACCTCGCGGCGATCAGCGCGCTCAACGAGGACCGCCGGCTGGGCCCGGACCCGGCCGCGTTCGAGGTGGACTGA